The genomic window AAAAGATTGGAGATATTTTGGTTGGAGAAGGAATTTGCTCTATTGTAGCTGCTAAAGATTTAGCCCCTTATATCCAAAGCAATTTAAGCCGGGTGGGTTCTGTACAAGTTCAAGCAGAGCTAGGAATAATTTCTGAAGAATCCTTGGTTAAAAAATTTAAATTAATCAATACAACTGTATCTGCTTTACGACTAGATGCTGTAAGCTGTCAGGGATTCGGATTATCCAGAAGTCAGATGGTTAACGAAATAAAGTCTGGAAAATTAAAAGTTAACTGGAAAGAAAACAGCAAAGTAGATTTCACGGTCAAGGAGGGAGATGTTATATCCTGCCGTGGAAAAGGCAGAATTATTATCGAGGAAATAGTTGGGTTAACCAAAAAGGGCAGATATAGTATTGTCCTAAGGAGATTGCTTTAGTAATTTTGTTATAAGGGAATTGCTGTTTAGGTGCTTAAGCTTCTTCAAAGCTACGCTACTTTAAGATGAAAAAAATAATTGGAGGTGCCTAATATGCTCCTTACTCCTTTGGATATTCAAAATAAAGAATTTCGCAAGGTCTTACGTGGTTATAGTGAAGAAGAGGTTAATGTTTTTTTGGCTCGGGTTTTGCGTGATTA from Bacillota bacterium LX-D includes these protein-coding regions:
- a CDS encoding YlmH/Sll1252 family protein, with amino-acid sequence MNFQNAEEKGILSRILDLAEQVLKTQQVLVTDFYEPNYLELGQEALKRYSDLKISFVGGYSGAERQRIVIFPDYIDAEAIPQLVDIVNLKGGKNFHLLKHRDFLGAVLGLGIRREKIGDILVGEGICSIVAAKDLAPYIQSNLSRVGSVQVQAELGIISEESLVKKFKLINTTVSALRLDAVSCQGFGLSRSQMVNEIKSGKLKVNWKENSKVDFTVKEGDVISCRGKGRIIIEEIVGLTKKGRYSIVLRRLL